A genomic window from Silene latifolia isolate original U9 population chromosome 11, ASM4854445v1, whole genome shotgun sequence includes:
- the LOC141613357 gene encoding protein FAR1-RELATED SEQUENCE 5-like, which translates to MSEFVPSPCFEEISSASLVPACTPQCIQVDDVHGGNHLSLIVTPGDKTDCCNREGFRDSQPKVLPSNGEEDKRIKPYDPKKTKVTRIGCKAKILFRFVIKEIDQVKGPLFVVDQFYAAHNHLLWSLKYKEFQNKSRHLNLYQKQTIIDNCKVNIGPTTTFRSYKEYVDGYQNVGACLTDFKNFGREVKCFIRQRDAQMFINQLEVLSETRPGFYYVYEVDENKCLVRVIWADAEARRNYSLYGEVVTFDPTYSTNRYDM; encoded by the exons AATTTGTTCCATCACCCTGTTTTGAAGAGATTTCTTCTGCTTCTCTTGTACCTGCTTGTACACCACAATGCATACAAGTTGATGATGTGCATGGTGGAAATCACCTTTCTTTGATTGTCACCCCTGGAG ACAAAACTGATTGTTGTAATAGAGAAGGGTTTAGGGATAGTCAGCCGAAAGTGTTACCCTCTAATGGTGAAGAGGATAAAAGGATCAAACCATATGATCCTAAGAAGACCAAGGTTACTAGGATTGGTTGTAAGGCCAAGATTTTATTCAGATTTGTCATCAAAGAAATTGACCAAGTTAAAGGCCCACTTTTTGTTGTTGATCAGTTTTATGCTGCCCATAATCACCTTCTTTGGTCACTAAAGTATAAAGAATTTCAGAACAAATCCAGACACCTTAATTTATATCAGAAACAAACAATCATTGACAATTGCAAGGTGAATATCGGCCCAACGACTACTTTCAGGTCTTataaggagtatgttgatggttATCAAAATGTGGGAGCTTGTTTGACCGACTTTAAAAATTTTGGTAGGGAAGTCAAGTGTTTTATCAGGCAGCGGGATGCTCAAATGTTCATAAATCAGCTTGAAGTGCTTTCTGAAACTAGGCCAGGGTTTTATTATGTatatgaggttgatgagaataaGTGTTTGGTTCGTGTTATTTGGGCTGACGCAGAGGCACGTCGAAACTACTCACTATATGGTGAGGTGGTGACATTTGACCCAACCTATTCAACCAATAGGTATGACATGTAA
- the LOC141613358 gene encoding uncharacterized protein LOC141613358 yields the protein MQRLLFSLASIYVDIGQNLIKFKDMSCQIHIDEKWFYLATTTDTYYIVPGEEEPYHSCQSKRYITKVMFMCAVARPVYGENGDLLFDGKIGVWPFIEHKIIPTIKAKWPANASKIIFIQQDNARPCIPDLDPDFRVAATSDGFDIHLVFQPPNNPDLNINDLGFFRSLQTLQNDEVASTVDELVNNVMTAFIDHESMKLNFNYLTLQSVIVEIMNCRRHNDFKIPHMSKESLLRQGILPTNLTVDANLARDCLEYLDANEYGSALNELREGVAQLFTVQENHPGKGRCFE from the exons ATGCAAAGGCTTTTGTTTTCACTTGCCTCAATTTATGTAGACATTGGTCAAAATCTCATCAAATTCAAAGATATGTCATGTCAAATTCACATTGACGAGAAGTGGTTTTACCTAGCAACAACGACGGATACTTACTACATTGTTCCAGGTGAAGAGGAACCATATCATTCATGCCAATCAAAGAGATACATAACCAAAGTCATGTTCATGTGTGCTGTGGCCAGGCCAGTTTATGGAGAAAATGGTGACCTTCTTTTTGATGGGAAAATAGGAGTATGGCCTTTCATTGAACAT AAAATAATTCCAACAATCAAGGCAAAGTGGCCTGCTAATGCAAGTAAGATCATATTCATTCAACAAGATAATGCAAGACCATGTATTCCTGACCTTGACCCAGATTTTAGGGTTGCTGCCACCTCAGATGGTTTTGATATTCACCTAGTTTTTCAACCACCTAATAATCCTGATTTGAACATAAATGATTTAGGATTTTTTAGGTCTTTACAAACACTTCAGAATGATGAAGTTGCTTCTACAGTTGATGAATTAGTGAATAATGTTATGACAGCTTTTATAGATCATGAATCAATGAAGTTGAACTTCAATTATCTTACTCTACAATCAGTCATTGTGGAAATCATGAATTGTAGGAGACACAATGACTTCAAGATTCCTCATATGAGCAAGGAGTCACTATTGAGACAGGGAATACTCCCAACAAATCTCACAGTTGATGCAAATTTAGCGAGGGATTGTTTAGAATATTTGGATGCAAATGAGTATGGCAGTGCTCTGAATGAGCTAAGAGAGGGAGTAGCTCAATTATTTACAGTACAGGAAAATCATCCAGGGAAGGGTAGATGCTTCGAATGA